The DNA segment TGACAGAGATTGTTGCCGATAACGTTCAGGGGCTTGATCGTGCTCCTGATGGGCAACAGGCTGCTCAGGGTGGGCATCAAGGTGGTTACCAACAACAGAATAATTATCAGCAGCAAGGCCAGCAGGCTCCCCAAGCCCAACAACAAAGCTACCAGCAGCAGAATACCCAGTATCAGCAGCAGAATCCAAATCAGGGGCAGCCTCAGCAGGCTGAAGAAGATCTTGGTCCGGCCTTTCCGTCAGAAGCAAGTGGTATGGATGATGTCCCGTTCTAGAAGAGAAGATTTTCATGATATTGCATGATTGAACTCGAGTGATAAAGAGATCTACACAAAAAGAAGAGAGTGGCACGCCACTCTCTTCTTTTTGTGTAAAGTTAGATTTTTGATTCCAAATACGCTCTCAGTGCCGGAATAGCTAGACTGCCGTCTGAGGTAGTGACTCCAGTAAGCCATTTTTCATACGTGGCGGGGTGTTCTTTAAGCCATTTGAGTCCGGCTTGATGAAGACCAAGACCTTTTGAAACATGAACGGAAGTCATTATTTGGTTCATCATGGTGACAGGGAAGAGCATATTCTTGAAAAGACGTGCAACATTTGGATTCTCTTCCTTAAATCCCTTCCGAAGATTTGTCCAAACCGTTGCAGTGCCGTCGTTTTCGCCAAATGTTTGCGCTGTACTTCCTGTAAGATAAGTCATGTCGATGCGCTCGTTCATGCTATGAGGAGCCCAACCGAGAAAGACGATTGCCTTATGATTTTGAGCGTATGCTTGAACTTGGGCGAGCATAGCAACTTCACTGGATGCGACTAACTCAAACTTACCAAGGCCAAACATATTGTTATCAATCATCTTCTGGATGATCATGTTTCCATCATTGCCTGGTTCGATTCCATATATCTTCCAGTCCAGTTGGTCTCCAAATTTGACGATATCCGTAAAATCCTTGAGGCCTTCTTCAGCGCAGAAGGTTGGGGTTGCTAAGGTATATTTTGCATTGGGCATATTGGCGACGTATTTGATGACCTTGCCGCCAGCGAAGAACTTATTAGCTATGTTGGCCATTGAGGGCATCCAGTTGCCGAAGAAGACGTCTGCATCGCCTGTAGAAAGAGCCGAGTAAGCTATGGGAACTGAAAAGACTTTATTTTCAGCTTTATACCCCAGTCCTTCAAGAACTGAAACAGCCAACTCGGATTTGATAGTGACACCTGTCCATGAGACACTGGCAATTGTGATTTTGTCAGCAGCAAATGCGGTAAAAGAAGAGCACAAAAGGGTCAGTAATATGAAAAAGACGAGTATGTATCGCCTCAGGCCAGAAGACATCAAACCTCCTCAGTTAAGATTATAGGTTGGAGGAAGCGGATATTCCTCCAGCCTCACGCACGGGAGGTGCGTTGTGTTCACACTTTATACGCCAAACCAGTTAAAGGCCTCTGTTGCGTGATTCTGGTAGATGTGTTTAACCTCGGTATACTCTTCGAGGCCAGCTTTTCCCAGCTCTCGACCGAGGCCGGATTGTTTATAACCGCCCCAGGGTGCTTGAACAAAGTAGACGTTGAAGTCATTGGCCCAGATCGTGCCGAACCGAAGGGCTGAAGAGACTCTTTTAATTCGATCAGGGTCTTTGGTCCAAAAGCCTGCTGAAAGTCCGTAGATGGTGCTGTTAGCTCGTTTTACAACCTCTTCTTCAGTGGAGAATCGTTCGACAGTGATAACTGGCCCAAAGACTTCCTCCTGTACGATTTTCATGTCATTCGTGCAGTCTACAAAAAGCGTCGGCATGAAGAAAAATCCATCCTTCAAAGTTGGATCTGTTGGAGTTGTGCCTCCTAAAATCAGCTTGGCTCCATCATCTTGTGCTATATCCATATAGCGTTGAACTTTTTTCAGATGCTGGGCGGAAATGAGCGGCCCCATTTGAGTCTTGTCATCAAATCCATTCCCTATGACGATTTTTTCCATGCGACATTTCAGCGCTTCCACAAACTTGTCGTGGATACCGTCCTGCACCATAATTCGTGCTCCGGCTGAGCATATTTGGCCGGCATGGAAAAAGACTCCATTGAGGGCATAGTCAACGGCCAGATCAAAATCCGCATCATCAAAGATGATATTGGGATTTTTCCCTCCCAACTCAAGGGCAACCTTTTTAACGTTTTCGGCTGCTGCGCGCATTATCGTCTTGCCGGTCGATATCCCCCCTGTGAATGACACAAGGTCAACATCCGTGTTCTCCGCCAATTCAGCCCCAACTTCCGAGCCGATTCCAAGGACGGTATTGACTACTCCCCTGGGAAAGCCCACTTCTTCGGCAAGCTCTGTCACTTTGAGCGTGGTCAAGGGGGTGATCTCGCTTGGTTTCATGACAATGGTACATCCTGCAGCAAGCGCCGGGGCCATTTTCCAGGAAGCCTGGAGGAGGGGATAGTTCCACGGTGATATCTGTCCACAAACACCAACAGGCTCACGAACGAGAGTACTGGATGATGATGGGTTCGGAGAGGCTATGACTTCTCCGGCATCTTTATCTGCTAATCCGGCAAAGTAGCGAAAGATGCCTGCTATGTCGGCCATATCCCACCGGCTTTCTTCAAGCGTCTTGCCTGTATCGAGACTTTCAAGTCGTGCCAATTCTTCTTGATCGCGTTCGATAAGATCTGCCAATTTAAAGAGAAGCCGCGCTCGTTCCGTTGCCGGAGTCTGTGGCCAGCCTCCATTGTCGAACGCGTTTCTAGCCGCTTTGATAGCCGCAATGGCATCCTCTCGTCCGCCTTCGGCAACTGTGGTTATAACCGATGCGTCGTAAGGATTGATTATATCGCGTTTCTTGCCTGATTTGGCTTCAACCCATTGACCGTCGATATAGAGCTTGCTGCGTGTCATCGGTGTCCTCTCATTACTTTTTATTGTTCGTGTTTATAAAAGGGGAGATTCTCCGGGGCAAGTGGGGTATTGCCAAGGATTATGTCTGCAGCTTTTTCTGCAATCATCATAACTGGTGCGTAAATATTACCATTTGTCACATATGGCATGACTGAGGCATCAACAACACGGAGTCCTTCAACGCCATGGACCCGCAGTTGAGAATCCGTAACAGCCATATCATGGGTACCCATAGCGCAGGTACAACTTGGATGGTAAGCGGATTCTCCTTCATTTGCGACAAAGTCGAGAATCTCTTCATCGGTTTGTGCTTGTTTTCCAGGTGCCAATTCTTCACCTCGGAATTCATCAAAGGCTGGTTGAGTCATTATTTCACGTGTTTTTCTGATTGCTTCAACCCATTCACGGCG comes from the Pseudodesulfovibrio piezophilus C1TLV30 genome and includes:
- a CDS encoding ABC transporter substrate-binding protein, which codes for MSSGLRRYILVFFILLTLLCSSFTAFAADKITIASVSWTGVTIKSELAVSVLEGLGYKAENKVFSVPIAYSALSTGDADVFFGNWMPSMANIANKFFAGGKVIKYVANMPNAKYTLATPTFCAEEGLKDFTDIVKFGDQLDWKIYGIEPGNDGNMIIQKMIDNNMFGLGKFELVASSEVAMLAQVQAYAQNHKAIVFLGWAPHSMNERIDMTYLTGSTAQTFGENDGTATVWTNLRKGFKEENPNVARLFKNMLFPVTMMNQIMTSVHVSKGLGLHQAGLKWLKEHPATYEKWLTGVTTSDGSLAIPALRAYLESKI
- the betB gene encoding betaine-aldehyde dehydrogenase produces the protein MTRSKLYIDGQWVEAKSGKKRDIINPYDASVITTVAEGGREDAIAAIKAARNAFDNGGWPQTPATERARLLFKLADLIERDQEELARLESLDTGKTLEESRWDMADIAGIFRYFAGLADKDAGEVIASPNPSSSSTLVREPVGVCGQISPWNYPLLQASWKMAPALAAGCTIVMKPSEITPLTTLKVTELAEEVGFPRGVVNTVLGIGSEVGAELAENTDVDLVSFTGGISTGKTIMRAAAENVKKVALELGGKNPNIIFDDADFDLAVDYALNGVFFHAGQICSAGARIMVQDGIHDKFVEALKCRMEKIVIGNGFDDKTQMGPLISAQHLKKVQRYMDIAQDDGAKLILGGTTPTDPTLKDGFFFMPTLFVDCTNDMKIVQEEVFGPVITVERFSTEEEVVKRANSTIYGLSAGFWTKDPDRIKRVSSALRFGTIWANDFNVYFVQAPWGGYKQSGLGRELGKAGLEEYTEVKHIYQNHATEAFNWFGV